One genomic segment of Streptomyces parvus includes these proteins:
- a CDS encoding alkene reductase codes for MTHETTTSPLLAPALLGRHELANRLVIAPMTRNRAESDGTPTPLMAEYYSQRASAGAIIAEASTPNTVGQTYPNITALHTEAHTAGWRQVTKAVQAAGGGPMFLQIQHGGRVGHPDNSGLTPIAPSPIALPDPIYTPSGFQEAVTPREMTSDDIRQTIADFAAAARRAVDAGFAGVEVHSANGYLLHQFLAPNTNQRTDAYGGSIDNRIRFTTEVVDAVADAIGADRTGLRISPGNTVNGITDTDADDLYPALLKANAGKGLAYLHVAFADPAQPLFARLRELWTGTLIANPVLPADQIPADGGREAAERLLVAGADLIALGRPFLANPDLVQRIRTGAPINTVRAKYAMYTGGPTGYTDYRTMHTHD; via the coding sequence ATGACGCACGAAACGACGACCTCCCCCCTCCTGGCCCCTGCCCTCCTCGGCCGCCACGAGCTGGCGAACCGCCTGGTCATCGCCCCCATGACCCGCAACCGCGCCGAGAGCGACGGCACACCCACCCCGCTGATGGCCGAGTACTACAGTCAGCGCGCCTCGGCCGGGGCGATCATCGCGGAAGCGTCCACCCCGAACACGGTCGGCCAGACCTATCCGAATATCACCGCGCTGCACACCGAAGCCCACACCGCCGGATGGCGTCAGGTCACCAAGGCCGTCCAGGCCGCTGGCGGCGGTCCGATGTTCCTGCAGATCCAGCACGGCGGACGCGTCGGCCACCCCGACAACAGCGGCCTCACCCCGATCGCGCCCTCGCCGATCGCGCTGCCCGACCCCATCTACACCCCTTCCGGCTTCCAGGAAGCGGTCACCCCGCGCGAAATGACGTCCGACGACATCCGGCAGACCATCGCCGACTTCGCCGCCGCAGCCCGCCGCGCCGTCGACGCGGGCTTCGCCGGGGTCGAGGTCCACAGCGCCAACGGCTACCTGCTCCACCAGTTCCTCGCGCCCAACACCAACCAGCGCACCGACGCCTACGGTGGCAGCATCGACAACCGCATCCGCTTCACCACCGAAGTCGTCGACGCCGTTGCCGACGCGATCGGCGCGGATCGCACCGGCCTGCGCATCTCCCCCGGGAACACCGTCAACGGCATCACCGACACCGACGCCGACGACCTCTACCCCGCCCTACTGAAGGCCAACGCGGGCAAGGGGCTGGCCTACCTGCACGTCGCCTTCGCCGATCCCGCGCAGCCGCTCTTCGCCCGGCTGCGTGAACTCTGGACCGGCACTCTGATCGCCAACCCGGTCCTGCCCGCCGACCAGATCCCCGCAGACGGCGGACGCGAAGCAGCCGAACGCCTCCTGGTCGCAGGCGCCGACCTCATCGCACTGGGCCGCCCGTTCCTCGCCAACCCCGACCTCGTCCAGCGCATCCGCACCGGAGCCCCGATCAACACCGTCCGCGCCAAGTACGCGATGTACACCGGCGGGCCCACCGGCTACACCGACTACCGCACCATGCACACCCACGACTGA
- a CDS encoding tyrosine-type recombinase/integrase, with translation MVAGTTPSLPWLVADAAGREIEPVSVYLRDRMLGDASTATCRSYGYDLLRWHRVLWALDVGWEQVTEAETAALVGWLRHARNPQRERRRPGSYPAGSVNPKTGKPTLRPGYAPATIAHNLTVVHGFYAFHHPFGRGPVVNPVPESAARRAALAHRSPLEVRRQHRRARLRPKAPIRHPRSIPDDQWDELFAQMKCARDKALLSNYLASASRASELLGIGLGDIEWTKGQLWVISKGTRARQPVPTSPEGLAYLAAYLEEDGLPPEGMPVWRTRRGESRPLTYWAARRVFQRACEVLGANWTLHDLRHTAAKRMARDPELKLHEVQTILRHAHISTTELYTAVGLDDLLDKLGAYYARPVKPVSWPTQYAADDIEAVFGAGQ, from the coding sequence GTGGTCGCGGGTACGACGCCGTCGCTGCCGTGGCTGGTGGCGGATGCCGCCGGCCGTGAGATCGAGCCGGTCAGCGTCTACCTGCGGGACCGGATGCTCGGCGACGCCAGTACGGCGACCTGCCGGAGCTACGGCTATGACCTGTTGCGCTGGCATCGGGTGCTGTGGGCCCTGGACGTGGGATGGGAGCAGGTCACCGAGGCGGAGACCGCGGCCCTGGTGGGCTGGCTTCGGCACGCCCGCAACCCCCAGCGCGAACGGAGGCGCCCCGGCAGCTACCCGGCCGGGTCCGTGAACCCGAAGACGGGCAAGCCCACCCTGCGGCCCGGATATGCGCCGGCGACGATCGCCCACAATCTGACGGTCGTCCACGGCTTCTACGCCTTCCACCATCCCTTCGGCCGCGGTCCGGTGGTGAACCCGGTCCCGGAGAGCGCGGCCCGCCGGGCCGCGCTGGCCCACCGCTCGCCGCTGGAGGTCCGCCGGCAGCACCGGCGGGCCCGACTGAGGCCGAAGGCGCCGATCCGACATCCGCGGTCCATCCCCGACGACCAGTGGGACGAGCTGTTCGCGCAGATGAAGTGCGCCCGGGACAAGGCCCTGTTGTCGAACTACCTGGCCTCCGCCTCCCGGGCGTCCGAGCTGCTGGGGATCGGTCTCGGAGACATCGAGTGGACCAAGGGCCAGCTCTGGGTGATCTCCAAGGGCACCCGGGCCCGGCAACCGGTCCCGACCTCCCCGGAAGGACTGGCCTACCTGGCCGCCTATCTGGAGGAGGATGGACTGCCGCCCGAGGGGATGCCCGTCTGGCGGACCCGCCGGGGCGAGTCCCGCCCGCTGACCTACTGGGCGGCCCGCCGCGTCTTCCAGCGGGCCTGCGAGGTCCTTGGGGCGAACTGGACCCTGCACGATCTGCGGCATACGGCCGCGAAGCGGATGGCCCGGGACCCGGAGCTGAAGCTGCACGAAGTACAGACGATCTTGCGCCACGCTCATATCAGCACCACCGAGCTCTACACGGCCGTCGGCCTGGACGACCTGCTGGACAAGCTCGGGGCCTACTACGCCCGGCCGGTTAAGCCGGTGTCGTGGCCGACCCAGTACGCCGCGGACGACATCGAGGCGGTGTTCGGTGCCGGGCAGTAA
- a CDS encoding polysaccharide deacetylase family protein, with product MDEASAPASVVSSEQSSELLGYPPDARLLIVNCDDFGMYPAINAAVIESIEEGIAGSCSLMVPCPGAPQAMRLLGRKPQIPFGIHLTLVCEMPGIRWGPLIARERVPSLLDPAGKLFSPTPGGRAALLAQARLDEIELEFRAQIDAVAGTGLTPTHLDFHCLADGGRDDILDLTVALAAEYGLAVRVWLEPGRQAMRERGLPVTDNDFLDSFSLDIEGKAARYAQMLRDLPAGLNEWAVHPSLGDKESQAVDDGWLVRRTDYDFLTSPQAREVLQQEDIAVIDYRTIQRVWSQSVRPR from the coding sequence ATGGATGAAGCCAGCGCTCCCGCGTCCGTCGTATCCTCGGAGCAGTCGAGCGAGTTACTGGGGTATCCCCCCGACGCTCGGTTGCTGATCGTCAACTGCGATGACTTCGGGATGTATCCAGCGATCAACGCCGCAGTGATCGAGTCGATCGAAGAGGGCATCGCCGGCTCGTGCAGCCTGATGGTCCCGTGTCCTGGGGCGCCGCAGGCCATGAGACTGCTCGGCAGGAAGCCGCAGATCCCGTTCGGTATCCACCTGACCCTGGTGTGCGAGATGCCCGGCATCCGGTGGGGTCCGCTGATCGCCAGAGAACGGGTTCCCTCACTGCTGGACCCCGCGGGGAAGCTGTTCTCTCCGACCCCTGGCGGCCGGGCGGCCTTGCTCGCCCAGGCTCGGCTCGATGAGATCGAACTCGAGTTCCGCGCCCAGATCGATGCCGTCGCCGGCACTGGGCTCACGCCGACGCATCTGGACTTTCATTGCCTGGCTGATGGGGGCCGCGACGACATCCTCGACCTGACCGTAGCTCTGGCAGCGGAGTACGGCCTCGCGGTCAGGGTCTGGCTCGAACCCGGGCGCCAAGCGATGCGGGAACGTGGCCTGCCGGTCACCGACAACGACTTCCTGGACAGTTTCTCCCTTGACATCGAGGGCAAGGCGGCCCGATACGCTCAGATGCTGCGTGACCTGCCTGCCGGGCTCAATGAATGGGCGGTCCATCCCAGTCTGGGCGACAAGGAGTCGCAGGCCGTCGACGACGGCTGGCTCGTGCGGCGGACGGACTACGACTTCCTGACATCGCCGCAGGCCCGTGAGGTTCTCCAGCAGGAAGACATAGCCGTGATCGACTACCGAACGATTCAGCGAGTCTGGTCCCAGAGCGTCCGCCCTCGATGA